GGGAGCGGCATCAGCCGGCTCGGGCCAGGCGCTTCAAGAGCTCGATCTCCTCGGCGACGAGGCGCGCGAGGTCGTAGCACTCGAGGACCCGCGCGCGCGCCCGCTCGCCGAGCGTCCGCGCGAGACCCGGGTCGGCGAGCACCCGCGTCAGGCTCTCCGCGAGCGCGGCCCGGTCGCCGAGCTCGAACAGGAGCCCGGTCACGCTGTGCTCGAGGACGGCGCGGTTGCCGCCGACGTTCGAGGCGACGCACGGGACGCCTGCGCTCATCGCCTCGAGCAGGGCCTTCGGGTGTCCTTCGGTGAACGAGGGCAGCACGAACGCGTCGGCGTCGGCGAGATGGGCGGGGACCCGCCGATGCTCGACGACCGGGATGAACTCGGCGGCGACGTTCAGGCGCCGCGCGTGTGCCTCGAGCGGCGACCGGGACGGGCCGTCGCCGATGAACGTCAGCGTCAGGTCGAAGCGCTCCGCGAGCGCGGCGGCCGCATCCACCAGCGCGCCGAGGTTCTTCTCCTCCGACAGGCGCCCGACGTAGAGGACGTTCCGTCTCCGGCGCGGGCCGCGCGCCGCCGGCGCGAAGAGCGCGGTGTCCACACCGTTCGGGATCAGGTGCACCTTGGCCCCGCCGATGCGGGCGCCGACGTGGGCGGCGAGTTCGCGCGTCGTCACGATCACGGCGTCCGCCGCGCGGAGCCCGAGGGTCTCGACGACCCGCCGGAGGGCGCGCGTGGCGCGTGACCGCGCGAGGCGCCCGTACCAGAAACCATAGGTGGTCACGAACGGCGTGCCGAAGCGGCGCTTCGCGATCACCGCGGGAAGCGCGCCAGTGACCTGGAAGACGCGCAGGATCGAGCACCTCCGGAGCTCGCGGGAGTAGCGGACGGGCATCACGAACCCGTACGCCCACGGGTGCCAGCCACCGCCGGGGAGGAGGCGGACGCGTGCGCCGAGCTCCCGGTCCGTCTCGTAGGCCTCGAGCGATTCCGCGAGGTAACTGAAATACAGGACCTCCTCGAAGGCGCGCGCGTAGGGCCGGAGGTAGGCGTCGATCAGCCGCGTGTGCTGACCGGTCTTCGCGAGCTCGCCGAGGCCGCCGCGGATCGCGGGGAGGAGTCCCAGGACCATCAGCGGCGCGCGCGCGCGTAGAGCGCGAGGAGCCGGTCGACGCTGTCGTCGGCGCCGAAGCGTTCGGTGACGTGCCGCCGAGC
The window above is part of the Candidatus Methylomirabilota bacterium genome. Proteins encoded here:
- a CDS encoding glycosyltransferase family 4 protein; the encoded protein is MVLGLLPAIRGGLGELAKTGQHTRLIDAYLRPYARAFEEVLYFSYLAESLEAYETDRELGARVRLLPGGGWHPWAYGFVMPVRYSRELRRCSILRVFQVTGALPAVIAKRRFGTPFVTTYGFWYGRLARSRATRALRRVVETLGLRAADAVIVTTRELAAHVGARIGGAKVHLIPNGVDTALFAPAARGPRRRRNVLYVGRLSEEKNLGALVDAAAALAERFDLTLTFIGDGPSRSPLEAHARRLNVAAEFIPVVEHRRVPAHLADADAFVLPSFTEGHPKALLEAMSAGVPCVASNVGGNRAVLEHSVTGLLFELGDRAALAESLTRVLADPGLARTLGERARARVLECYDLARLVAEEIELLKRLARAG